The Streptomyces durmitorensis genome contains the following window.
GGACTCCGGCCCCCAGGACATCCACGCTCCACCGCTCACGTGGTCCGCGGGCAGGCACGAGCAGCGCGGCAACACCGCCACCGACATCGACGGTCCCCAGCACCAAGCCCGCATCCGACTCCAGCGTCACGGTGCCAACCAGCACGACCATCGAACCCCCTGCCTCCACCAAACCTGCGCCCGACCGCTGGCAGCCTCACACGGCCACGCCCGCGCCACAACTACACCGGAGCGGGTAACTCGACTCACCCTGGCGGGATGGGTGCTATGCGGTCTTCGAGGTTGCACAGTCAATGCGGGGCGTCGGCACGGGTGCGGTACTTCCGCGCTACGGCCTCGATCACTGTGCGGTGGCTGTGCCACCGGCCGCCCCGTGCAGGCTGGCGTGGGAGCAGGCCCTTGATCCGCTTCCACGCTGTGTCGGTCACTGCGCACGCGTGATCAGAGCTGCGTGGGGCACTCGTGTGTCGGCGTAGCCACCGGAATCGCCTGTGGTTCGCCGCTCATCGGCAGGAGGAGACAGATGCTGGCATTCGCGGCGGCCGTGCTCTTCGTCATCGCCTTCATCATCCACGCAACCGAGACGTCAACCGAGGCGGTCTTCAGCCCGACGAGCCTCATGCTCGTCGGGCTCGCCCTCCTCGCCCTCCACTCGGGCGGCCTGGGGTCCGGATGGTCCCCTCGCAGCCGCGGTCGCCGGCGCTGAGTGCTCTCGCTCTCCGACTGGACTGTCGAACGCGTGGCACGCACGTCGCCGTCCGGCACACGCGCGGCGCGCCCCGGTGCTTCCGGGCCGCCGCCGCACGTGTCGCCTTGAGCGTGGTGTTACCGCACCCGACCCTCGACAGTCTCTGATGCGTTCCCTTCGGGCAGGTGCACGTCGGCTACGGAAATATCCACTTCGACGACTTCGAGACCAGCCATTCGTTCCACCGCCCCGATCACGTTCTCGCGTACGTCCGCGGCGACCTCGGTGATGTTCACTCCTTACTCCACGACCACTTCCAGGTCGATGGCGGTCTGCTTCTCGCCGACCTCGGCCCTGACGCCGCGTCCCGCGCTGGAGCGTCCGCCGGGCACGCGATCGCGCATCGCACCCACGGCGCGGCTGAATCCGCCTCCCCGTGCGTGGATTCCGGGCACGTCGCGTGCGGCGATTCCGGCGATCTTTTCCACAACCCCGTCCGCGATGGTCGTCTTACCCCGGGTGCTGGGTCTGGCTGATCGGCTCCGTCACGCGAAGCCACCTCCTCGGGCGGGATGGGGACTATCCTGAAGTACGGACGTCCTGGACCCCGGCGGACCTGTTGTTGCTCGACACAGATGGCTGCGGGGAGCGGACCACGTCGTCCGGTCGCCCGGTGCATCCCTTGGAGGCAACTGAGCGGTTCCCTTGTCCTGGTGGGCAGTTTTTGGGACCGCCTGTTCGCCTGCCTCCGCCGAATGTATGCCTCTGCCGGGCGCATCCCGAGAGGAACCGGGAGTCCGATTCCTCTGTGTGGCTCTGCCCGGCGGATCTTTGGAGCTGAGGCGTCATGCCTTTACCGCAGTTGAACATCTACCGGCACGGCAAAAGGAACCGGGCGCTGATCACCCTGGCCGGTGAGATCGATCTGGAGACGGTGCCGCTGATGCGCGCGACGTTTGAGCGGTGCCTCCGGGACGGCGTGCGCATCATCGACGTCGATCTCACCCCTGTCACCTTCTGCGACTGCAGCGGCCTCAACACCTTTGTCGAGGCGTTCCTGCACTCCAGCGCGGCTGGGGGGACGCTACGACTGCATTACCCGCCTCCCATGCTGGCGCGGATGATCGCCCTGACCGGTTGCGGCTTCGTACTCATGGGGCTGCCTGTCGTTCCAAGACCAACGCCCCTCCAGGGCCCTCTCTCCGCTGCCCCGATTCCACTCCCCGTGGCGGGTTTCGAGGCAGTGCATCAGCTCGCTCCTGCTGTCTCGGGCGGTGTGCTGTGACGGCCTGGTCCCGGCTGCGCCGGGTGAACCGCTGGCTGGTGGAGGACCTGCTCGAGGATCTGGCGGATCTGTACGTGGAGTCCCGAGAGACAGAGCCCCGCGAGGAGTACCGCAGTCGCAGTCGGCAGGACTTCCTGAACCGTCTGGCCGGTGACATCCGTCGGCCGGGGTTCGCCATGGTGATCGCGGAGACTGATGGCTTGGTGGGATGTGCCTTCGGCTTCCCGGTGCGCAGCGACGGCTTTTGGTGGTCGGGCTTCGACGGTGAGTTGCCGCGCAGCATTGAGCAACTCACCGAGTCCGACCGGGCCTTCGCGATCACCAACATCTTGGTCCGCCCGCACTCTCAGGACCAGGCCCTGGCCCGCCGTCTGCAGGAGCGGCTGTTGGG
Protein-coding sequences here:
- a CDS encoding STAS domain-containing protein, with product MPLPQLNIYRHGKRNRALITLAGEIDLETVPLMRATFERCLRDGVRIIDVDLTPVTFCDCSGLNTFVEAFLHSSAAGGTLRLHYPPPMLARMIALTGCGFVLMGLPVVPRPTPLQGPLSAAPIPLPVAGFEAVHQLAPAVSGGVL